Part of the Apostichopus japonicus isolate 1M-3 chromosome 18, ASM3797524v1, whole genome shotgun sequence genome, TTAAATGTTTATTGTGATAAAGTAAGTTGGTATCATATTCAGTGTATTTGAAAGGTTTAGTTTTTCTACCCGTCTTATAAATGCGGAGTATACGAAACTGCATGACTTAGTATAGGAATAGCACTGAATGTGCGTTGTATACCGTCGCGTAACTGGTACTAACCTAGTTGTTGTACATGGTGCGTAAACGAGAAGTTGAAATTCAGCGTGTTGAAATATAGCATAATAGAGACAAATAAAATGGAAGGAGAGGGATGGGAAGGGATGGAGTGTTGAAGGGGTCGaatgggaggggaggagaggcgTAGGGGAAGGTGGAGGTGCATAGGAGAGCGAAATCGTCTAGTTAGTTATTAATCTATTATGATAAAATTCTGTCGAAAATATCTCCTTTGTATAGCTAAGGATTATGACGTAACACATTGGTTGTCGTTTAGttcatagtttagttttgttgaaAAAGTGAaggaaaaaacccaaaacaagtATGGATGCAAATGAGTGTTGTCTTGTGCTTACTTGTTGTTCCCAATATGATCAATGGAAGTATAGCGAAGGGTAATGTCATCACCAAAACCCTCAGCTTTTTTGAAATCGGCGCTTGATGCGTCACCGATTTGAAAATGATCATTTGTATCTTTCTGACAGGCCTGTAaagattaaaaataataaataaataaagaaaatattaagaatCAACATTTGTTGGATTTTAATGTATTTTCGAGTTTGGCGTTGGTGAGAACAAGGATGGAACAAACATCAGTCGAAAGATAGTTGACTATCCCAGGGATTAATCTGTTTGTGGAGTTGGGGTATCTTTAATGAAAAACTATTTTTCATACTAAAACTCCAAAGTAACGACAGTTATTAGCTTGATTTGTCAATTTCCATTCGTAATAAAgttgaaacattaaaaatttgGATTTTTCAAGTTTAGAAGAACCTGCGGGACGAAAAAGTGAGaagcaaattttcatttatgtaagCTTTTTTATGAAAGATTTTTGGATTCGGATGACCATTCGATTCTATCCGGAGTATTTCTCAAAGCACGATTGTAATTGGTCGAATTAAGTCAATTCCCTAGTTTTGTTTCAGAAAGGAAGAATacagttctatatatatatatatatatatgtatatatatatatatatatatatatatatatatatatatatatatatatatacagttctatatatatatatatatatatatatatatgtatatatgtatatatatatgtatatatatatatatatatatatttatatatacatatatgtatatacatatatgtgtgtattatgGTTATGGGTAACTTACCGCTACGTCTTTACACTGATCGGTGTCAGTGACAGGGTAGCAAGGAttgtatgcatattcataagagCTAAGAGGGTCTTGAGACTTTTGATACGGAAAGCTGGAAAATCGAAAaaggtaaaaagaaaagaaatgttttgtaaCTTGCTACTTTATATTAACTGCATATGAATGAAATAAGATTAATCTATGCATGCTCCTGCACAATGCCGTGCACATGATTTGAAAATGtattgtgtgggggggggggagggggggagtcCAAATTCCAAATTTTCCCCAACTGATTTAGGTTGGGCAGGAATCTTTATAAACGGATGAAAAATGTTGGGAGTCTAGGGGTGCTTCACagaatggtgcattctgaggtatatttagaccctaaattaggtctataattataGGTCTAACCGCAAGGTTGTGCTGATacaaaattttgaacaaaatccCCCGAAGGAACGATGGAGGTGGAAGAGGGCATGCCAGGTctccgcccgcccccccccccccccatttgcgCACGCCACTGTTCCTGGATGTCAATTATATTTGGTCTTATTTATGTCGGTGGAAATGGAGGAGAAAAATGCACAAAAGAAAACGTTCATAGGGGCGAGGAGGGGGAGTTTCATGCGCCTATACCTTATTCGAGCATTTACCCCTTAAATATTTGGCTCCCCAGTCCCTCCTACCAATCCCACCCAAATGTAAGCTGGCCTTAAATAGTTGAATATAGCACTATACGTGCCGTAAAATGAGTATAAAATTACGGTAAACTCACTAAAGTTACAAGATACCGAGAACTATGATACCGAAATACCGAGAACACTGAATGATCTGCAGAGCTTAACGTATCGCAGACACTTGACTTACGCGAAATCGTTTCTTTTCCCAATTGATCCCAAATCAATGACGGATTGGTCATCTTGGTACTGACATTTACAGTTTGAAACCTTAACGCAATCACCCGAAGCTGCACGAGAAGTGGAAAAACCGGTAAATactaaaagaaatgaaaacaaacgaCATTTGGTAGTTTCCATGGTGGCTGATGTGTAGGCTCTGCTATACCATATATTAGCCTATCATGATGTTATTTATAAGGATGAAAGATCACGCGATTATACTGTAAGACAAACACATATATCTTATCTTGCActttattttcaacaatttgaACTTTACCATGCAGTTATCATCCACTTATTTACACAAATAGGACTTCGCATGTTAATTATTCCCGATAATATATGGTAGGTCATTGACAGGAGAACGATTTATGGTATAGGCTTTGTTGTATACCAAACAGTATCAAGTTACCACCTGAAGGGAGAGatacccccgcccccccccataccctcccccttccaccgGGTAGTTCCATCGCTCCATTCCCTCACGCGATAACCTATAAGCAGTAACAACAGCAGAAAACTTCAAGTAGTTAAAAATATAATTCCTTGATCCGCATAAAGGACACATccctttatatatgtatttattccTTGGAATGACATTTTGGTGGCTGTCACGTTTGTAAGACTTTTTTGACACCTTTTTTGTATAACTTATGGAGAGCCGTTTGTTTGGTGACATTGAGCTCTATATACGTAGGATGTGGGACATCATGACCTGTGAGAAGATGAtggaaaaattatatatatttaatgtaatataatatagaacaatattataataaagtaataatacatatatacttctATTCTCTCCGGTTGATAGAAGATGCATTTAGCATCTTAATATTATCTTCATCATTCAACCTGTCATGTTGTCAATAAACCGGTCATCCATCAGAAAAGGGGGTCCTCTGAGGAATTGAAGCCTTCTAGGAGAATATAATACGTTTgatcttcttttcatttctgatATTTTACTCCCGACCGATCATCTGTGTAAACGTATAAGAAACTCAAAAGAGAAATAAGTCGGTTTTTGTTATTCCTCTACTGCACATGCGTAAAATAACATGTCAACGGTGAGACTAGCCAAATGGATATCTATACCTTTGAGTGTTACGG contains:
- the LOC139958607 gene encoding uncharacterized protein; the protein is METTKCRLFSFLLVFTGFSTSRAASGDCVKVSNCKCQYQDDQSVIDLGSIGKRNDFAFPYQKSQDPLSSYEYAYNPCYPVTDTDQCKDVAACQKDTNDHFQIGDASSADFKKAEGFGDDITLRYTSIDHIGNNKLVIVKLICDQTAKTPQLEIISESPTSTYNMELTSECCCPDGCADRPPPPDPGTSGGLSAGSIICIAFTVLVVVYLVAGLAFMTLVKKSRGTEAIPNYSFWRSLPGLTKDGFKFTYSKIKGLGGSGAAYEDL